tagacaaaaaattaattaataaactaAGTAATACAGTTACTTACTAACTCACCTGCCTCACAGGCTCACACTCACAGTGAACCGCGATTCGCCGAACCGGGGGTCCGGGATCAGTGGGAACCGGGATCAGTGGGAACAGGGGAGGAGGTCGGGGGGTGGGACCGACCGTGGCAGGAGGTCGGGACTCGGGCGTCGGGAACCGGGAAGTCGGGAACCCCGAGGAAGCCGGAGCGGCGGAGGAGCTGAGGAGAGGACGGGGTCACGGGAGGAGGTCTGAGGCTCGGAGCGGCGGAGGATCGTGGGTGGGGGCCCTCCCTGGGCCGGGACTCGGGAGTCGAGACTCGGGAGGAGGTCGGAGACTCGGAAGTCGGAAGAGCCGAGGTGGAAGTCGGAGACTCGGAGTCGGAACTCGGAGGTCGGGAGCCGGGAGGCCTCGCCGCCTCGGTCGCCGCGGAGCCCGGAggtcggaggagccgaggacggcgactCGGAGTGGACGAGGAGAGGACGGGAGGCCGGAGACTCGAAGCTGAGGAGGCCGAAgctcggagccgaggaggaggctGCACGGACGCACGGTGGACCAGAGCTCGGAGCTCGAAGGCCGGAGCTCGGAGgctcagagccgaggacgacgACGTCGGCGAGGAGAGCTGAAGAGGACAGAAGGTTTTTTGCCGTTTTGCCCTCGCCGCTCTGCAAGCCGATTCTGCCGAGAACCGGAGAAGGTTCCGGCATTAAAAAGGCAGGCCGCAGGCGGCAGATGGGCAGAGAAAGggggagagaaggggggagccGGGGAGGAAATGCCCGTTGGACTTGGCCGTTGCGTTGCCCGTTGCTTGTCGACGACTCGACCGCTCGACGCCTCGACGTTGCCGGTTGCCCGCCCGTTGCTTGTCGACGACTCGACGTTGGCCGAAGGGACGCACTGCAGGCTGTAGGCTTGTAGCGGCGTACGGGCGGAGCCCGGTAGCCGTCGCCCGTCGCCAGTCCGTCTGCCAGACCGCAGACGCTTCACATCTGTGATCCGTCGCCGCCTAACTACTGCAGTACTGCCCAAACCCACTCCCCGTCTGCCATAGCGCCATTATagagcaattaaaaaaaaaaaaaaaaaaccgtggctgggtgggggccttccctgggccgggggccttaggcgaccgcctcggtcgcctaaggctcgagccggcactGAAAACAGCATGGATGAGGATAAGCTCTAGGAAGATTACAGAAATTTTTCGGTTATTTGGTGGAATTGGAAAACTAGAGTGGCTGCTGgataaaaattttaaacaaaatagcaaaataatttattaaaatttatttttaaaattatttataatttttttaaaaaataaaatttttaatttttaattcattTCATAGGTACAGAAATTGAGATGGAAAGACCTGAATATGCGTCGTAGATCACACGTCACTTACCATCTAATAGAGTAAAATGATGTGGCACCTCGCTGTGCGAAACAACCTTGTAGCCAGTCGCCGCCTGCGTcgcacaaagaaaagaagataagaGGGCTCGTCTACGTCCTTGACGCGTCCCCCACACTCCGCCCGCGTCGCACAAAGAAAGCAAGATAAAAGGCCGGGCTCGTCTACGTCCCTGACGCGTTCTCCACACTAATTTTCCACGCCTTCGCGTATACaccccccctctcctctcccacTTTCTTCCCTTCCCTGCCCGACCTTTCCCTATCTTCCACTCTCCCACCCATCCCCTCGAAGAAATCAAGGTTGAGGCgaaggaagaagactccaaGAACCCGAGTTCCGGCACTTGGGGTGGAGAAGACGAGGAAAGTTTCGGCCTTTGAGATATCGAGATCGTCTGACGGCGGCGGCAATGCTGCGTTCGTGCTTCCGGCCACTGGAACGGTGCTTTGGGAGGCTAGGTGGTGGAGACGAGCTCTTGTGGCACCTGGATCTCAAGCCCCACGCCGCTGGCGACTTCTCCATCGCCGTCGTCCAGGCGAACGACTCCCTCGAGGACCAGGGCCAGGTGTTCACCTCCCCATCGGCCACCTATGTCGGCGTCTACGACGGCCACGGCGGCCCCGAGGCCTCCCGTTTCGTCAACAGCCGCCTCTTCCCTTACCTCCACAGTAccgtctccctccctcctcctctctatCTTATCATCAAAATCCCTTTTTGATGCGTTAATCGACCCTTTCTCTCTCGATTCGATCGTCAAAATCGCTTCTTTATCTGATGTGATCTCGTATGTTGTTTCGAATTGGAAACAGAGTTCGTGACCGAGCAAGGGGGGTTGTCGGTGGACGTGATAAAGAAGGCGTTCGACGCGACGGAGGAGGAGTTCTTGCATCTGGTGAAGCGGTCGTGGCTTTCGCGGCCCCAGATCGCGTCGGTGGGGTCGTGCTGCCTCCTGGGGGCGATCACGGACGACACGCTCTACGTGGCCAACCTGGGGGACTCCCGCGCGGTGCTCGGCTGCCGAAGCACCGACGGGAGGGCCGTGATGGCCGAGCGGCTGTCCACCGATCACAACGTCGCCGTGGAGGAGGTCCGGAAGGAGGTCGCCGCGCTCCACCCGGACGACTCCCACATCGTGGTACATAACCGAGGCGTCTGGCGGATTAAGGGGATCATTCAGGTGAGGAAACCTTAGCCCTCTTCCCTGCCCTTTCTAATCATTTTCTCTTAATTTCTTGAATCGTTTCAATTATTAGGTTTTGTTTTTCCCTGGAGCTTATCAACACAAGCTGTCAAATGAGTGGTAATTAGATTCGTTGAcagcttctatttttttttcctagaaAAAAAGGAACAATTTTCAGATTTGCTAAGTTTCAAggtgtgtttttttttaaagcggTTTATATAGGCATTGGTGTGTACAAATGTTCTGTCATGTTAGTGGATTATGAATTAATGCAGACCAGATATTTATCATCTTCTAACGGTTTACTGGATGAATGATTCTGGAATTGGACTATAACATGATTCAAATAATGATTTTGATTAGTTTAGCTGTTTGTTATTATGCATCCCTTGCAGTGCACAGAGTATAAGCAGTTGAAGTTTATCTTTTCTTGCTTCTCTGATTTGTTTCTCATTTCTATTTGCATTGATTTGGTAGGATGTCATGCTGGGATACAGTGAATTATTGAGTCCTAGGTTTTCCATTTCCATGTTTGATGGCTTTTCGGCCTCTGCAGAGCATGAATTTGACTCTCTCCATCATGCATATTATTCTGGAGGTGCTTTTAATTTCAGTGTGTAGGCAACTTCTTTCATCTTTGTGTTTCTTAACCTGCATGCCAGTTGACAATTAGGAAGGGTGAATTAATGAATGTGGATAGTTGAAGTTATTTAAGAATTCTTCACCATTATGTTTCCTAGCCCTGTTGGTGTTTCATATAATTTCTCTAGTCAGCATTTAGTTCGGTTGGTAGAATTCTGCCATGAAACTAGTTGAGCATCAGTTTTCCTTTGCTTAGATCATGTTATGTAATTATTAGATTTGGTCAAATAGACTGGAGTCTCCAACCATGTGATTCACCTTTTTATCGATCCTGTAGAAGCATACACTTTCTCGTCCAACGAACGGCAAAATATAAGATGGATACTCAAAGCCGATCAAGCTTTATGTTTGGATACTCGTGGATTGCATAATTGCAAATAGATCTGAGATGATCGAATAACATAGCTTTTCCTGTAACTCTTCAAATAATCCTTTTCCCCCTCTTTGGTTCTTGTAACCTTGTCCTCCTTTCTGAGATCCAATATCTATTTTCCCCACTCAAGACCGTctattgttttgaaatatcatctACTGCAATCAATGCATGTTATTTATTTGCTGCTTAGCTTCTATTGCAGTGATAACTTTTGAAGTGTCTAATGATGACAAAAGGACAATCTTCTCAAACAGTGTCTATTATTTTGTTAAATCTGTGTGCTTTTTGTCAAGATGCTCTGGTTTGGGTCATTATATAAAGCAATGTACCTTTTCTAGGACAAAATTCCTGTTCctttacaaattttattttctgtACTTGGATGCATCTACAGTGTTCTTTGTAATCATCACTCAGAATGGAGGTTCTCTTTTTTAAAAGCAATGGTGGTATGAATAACTTACTTCGAAGATTATATTCTTCATAAAGTGAAAAGGTCGAACAAGTTGAGGCATAGCATATTTTATGGTGGTATGTATCTTAAGCTGATTATTGCAACAGACTCCAGTGTATGAACATCCAAACTTTGACATGGATAtcctttggtgccatggataaGAGAATGACTTATTTGTTGGATCCTATGGACATTATTCTTTCAACTTCAAGCTTCCACTTTGTTATCTGCATCTTCATGCAACACCATCATTGCATAGGCAAATATATTTACGTGCCTTGGGTTGTTATTTATAACCCACTATATAGTTGTGAGCTTTTTCCACTTAGAAAAAAATGTTAATagagattttgaattcaattgcaTTCATTTTGTAAACAAACtttatgttattcactctttctaatttatGGGCTTCATTGGTGGGTGGGGGTGAGATTGTTTTCAGTGGTAACACCATGTAAGACTCTGATACCTCAAAGTGGAAGATGATTTTGTTGATCTTTTAACTGGTACTGTTGGCATTCTCTGTTTTGCATGCATAGTTGCAAAGTTGTTTTGGTTTGAGAATATGCCCCTATGTGCATGTGCATTTGTGTAGACTTTTGGtcctaaataaaataaacttgGCATCCAGATGACAGGTTTACCATCAAATTTATTTGTCACTCACCCTGCTATTTGCCCTGGTCAGGTATCAAGGTCTATTGGAGACGTCTACCTGAAGAAGCCTGCGTTCGCTTGCGACCCAGTGTTTCAGCAGTCTGTTTTTCCTGTTCCATTGAAGCGACCGGTTATCACCGCAGAGCCGTCGATCCAGACTCATAAGCTTAAACCAAATGACTTGTTTTTGATATTTGCATCGGACGGGCTCTGGGAGCAATTAAGCGATGAAGCTGCAGTTGAGATAGTCTTCAAGAGCCCAAGAGCAGTAAGctctccttcttccttttctttatgatgACATGTTTCAGGTACCAGTTTTTCATGTTTAAACATTCCTTCTCACAGCAGTCTAAACGTTCCACATAATGCTGAAATTTCTGCAGGGAATAGCAAAGAGGTTAGTGAGAGCTGCCCTCAATGAGGCTGCGAGAAAAAGGGAAATGAGTTATGAGGATATAAAACGGATAGAGAAGGGAGTAAGGCGCCATTTTCATGATGACATCACTGTTATAGTGATCTATCTTGATCAGCATCGGCAAGGAGGTCAATATAGGTTTAATAGGAGCACTTACAACTGCACTAGTGCACCTATTGATGTATACTCTCTAAACTCGGATGAATCAGAAGACCCTCTTCGGCCTGTTCGTTCGGAGTTTGATGTACATGATTCATACATACATAGGTACATGAAATGAGTTGTTGCACCATGGCACTTGGCCTTATATCTGACACTGCCAAAAGTGGTGAACAGAAGAGTTTTGAATAAGAATATGGGAATTGGTGTACataatgaaattgagtttgttgACATGGTCCAGTTTCTTGGTGCTTGtaacatttttatttatttgtcgCAATCAAATTTCTGTTAAAGTTGTACAGATGGTTTATACTTGCTTGTTGGAAGTTGGTAGTTGTCATCATCTGGCATCGAGCCCTTACTGTGACTTTTGATGCAGTTCAATGGAGGCTGAACCAAACCAGTATCTACTATTTCTTTTGTTGTTAGCCATAGTTTTCACCATCTGTGAGTTATTGCCTCTGCAGGTGGTTCCTTACCTCAGATGCTCTTGTTGGCCATTGTTGCCATGAATTAAAATTCTGGCTGGTTACCGTAACATAATGATCAGAGATGGAGACAAGATTTTCAACTAGGGGGGCATTGTAGTACCTTGATCAATAGTTATTGAGCTAATTACAAGTTTTCTTGTATAATATATAAAGATACAGATTTTAAAGGAGGTGATACATGATTAAATGAGCACATCTGGTAAATTTAGCTTTGTTTTAACCTTTAAGTCAGATTGATCTAAAAATTTTAATCACAGATACTTTATACTAATTACGaagtttttttattgaaaaaaaaatgatcctGACATTTTCAAAAACAAGATTATTTATCAAGGACATAATGTATTAGAAGGATTCTTAAGCTTCTACAGCAATCGATTTTTACCTTCTCTCAGAAAAATGTAATCTCTTAaccatattataaaaaaaatggagACCAATATGAGAAATTTGCTAATGTAAGGAAAAAGGATAATTGACCGTCAGCACAAACATTGTAGACTTGATAGCTCATATACACAACCATTCATGGACTCCCGCAATTGAGAGCTTGAGAGAGACCTATGGCGAGTGCACATGAACCAGAGAGATCATGGCCTTGAGGAGCAGCAGCTCTCATGTAGTATTCTGTTTGTGGATCCATGGGGTTGATGTAAGGGCTGAGTCGTGGAGGGACAACTTTCTATTGAAAGGACTTGTTATCAGAGACCACAACGCTAAACTTGTGGCGACCGGATACTGCCAGATCTTCGACACTATTGTTATTGGAGTAGAGCTTAGAGCTACGTAAGAGGGCATCACCTCTGCGAGGCTTGTTCTAAGTGCAGTTTGCATTCACGCTAAAAGAGATTCGGCTACAGTGATCGAGTGGGTTCAAAGCCGGCATAGTGATGTTACCGAGCAGTCGTTGCTCCACAACATATTCAGACTAGCAAAAAAGTATAGCTCCTTTCGGGCCACTCATGTCTACCAAAAGGTGAACAGTGCTGCCGATTAGGTCGCCTCTTTTGCAGCTCATCATTCTGAaggatttttttgagaaaacctAACATctattctttcttctcttcaccagcttctttttttttttctaattttgttggatGTAGTCATACACATTTACATCACTCATTTCAGAACATTCTTAATAAATATACGGAGGTCCTAATCCAAATTCAACACTACAGTTTATAACAGTAGCTGTCCACGTATACTATCATTTGTCTAATGGTTGATAAATAGCTAATGCTGCCTTTGCCAATAACTGCTGTCAAGTTCTGTTACAGTGGTCCCAATGGTTCGTGACAGGATTTTGGGCTTCCTGAGAGTCTGAAACCTCGAGCGTTATCATATTAGGTTTATACAACTCGCTTAACACTACATAGAACCATTCCACTGTCAATCAAATCTTAGATATTTTACAACATCCAACCAGAACCACTAATAACATACATGTAACAAGTTAAAATGGAGTTGAGCTGGATGGTTTATAAATTGTTATTTGTCAGTATTTATGACTTATCCTTACACATATAGAGTTACATTTTGTGCCTTTACTCTGCATATGCATAGCTTTGTgctagctttttttttctttttctttttgcactTCTGGGAGGAAATAAGATACAAAAATGTGCCCATACTCACCTCCGTAGCTAGAAATTTAACACGTCTAAAAATGTCAGAGCCTTTAATGCTTCAGCTTGTTActgtttgaaattttaaaaaaactttatgGTAAACTATGTAATAGTCCACCTTAGGCTGtatgattttagattctttcaTATGACTCTGTCACACTCTTTAACTATTTTACTGCACAAAAGTTTGTTCACATCTCCTATCAAGGAGAGTATCAAAAAATATCAACATCAAATAGATAAATATTAGGTAATGTTGAAAGAATgcacaaaaaaattatataatgtaattttaaaatatggatCTGCACAATAATATCAAATATCTCTTATTCTCAGTTGCTAATGATAAACTTTTTCTGCAGTACGctttagaagagagaatatATAGTTTCGTAGATTTTGCAAAGAAACGAATTGGTTGCTCTTTAGTTCAACATTGTGTGGTATCTTCCAAGGAGAGCTCAAGAATCATTTGCTAGCAGAAATAACAAAGAATGATTTAGATCTTGAACTGGAGGAAAATTGGTGGTAAACTTTTAATGTTGATTGTCTTCCAGATTTAAGAGAGCTAAATGTCGTAAACAGACTACAAATCTACAAACAAGAGTTCTCGAGTGTCCTAAACCTTCCCCCAACCCTCGAAGAAGGTGGTTACTCGAAGTTTGATTTTTGGGTTTCCAATTTTCCTCCAGTTCTAGACTAACTTGAGGACTGCACAAGCTTAGCTTTGTTTCAGTGCCACATAAACAAATTTACTGACAGGAGCTCTGCATTGTTTTGTATTCTGTTTCAACAAAGTCACCTACAATCTGTAAGTTTCATGAACCCTAGAGCGAGCGCATCAGACATAGTAGTCATACAACCTCCCTGCCAAACTTTCTTTATCAATATTTCTAATCGCATCACATATGAAGCAGTTTGAAAAGTAGATACCCAAaccatgaaaataaaaataaatcatcTCAAAAAAAGAATACAAGTGAGTGTATGCACCTACAACCAGGGCCCATCAATAAGAGAAACAAGACAAATAGATACCTACTAGGGGGACCAGACCAAAAATAAGAGGAGATACAAAATATGAGAAGAGCGGCTATCTCGAGAATTTCTATTCCATTATTAATATAGAAGTTTAGATCACCAATACAGCAGTGGCAAGGAGCAGCCCCGAGGTCAGTCCTCCTATCATCTCCCTCACTCTCTCTGCCCCACTCTGCATGAAAATAAGTGAGCAGCTAGTTAATAAATATATTCCAAGACCAGTGTGCAATccaaagaataaattaaaataaaataattcagaAGGTCCATGGCAATTCCGGAGGCTccaattatcttaaacaattgtgACAAATCATGTGATTATAAGATACGTAACATAAGTGCAATGCACAGAGGACATTGCAAAATGCCATACATGGGGCATTTTTTATATGCCATTTCATTAATTAATACTAATCCGTCAGGATGACAGATTACCtcattaatattaatattttgagATTAATGCTTGTGTAGTATAGATATCTcccgggggggtggggggggggggggggggggggggggttactCAGCTGACGTACAAATCACTTGTCAAACAGACGGACGGTGGCAGAGACGTTATAACTGCCGTTACAACGCCATCTAAGCCCGTGACATGACCGCGTCACTAAAGTACTTCTAAAGTGACGCCGTTATATTCTAGATACTACCCGGTACAATGGCAGCCGTTAACGGCGGTTGATTGGGTTAAAAGAGCAAAGACGATAGACGTTATAACCGTTACAATGGCAATACTGATTCCTAATGAAACCTTGGTCACAGGCTTACGGTATCACACTACGGAGGTCACAGCGAGGATAAAACGTATCCGGTACGTTAGATACTCAGCGTGGACACGTGTCCAGTAACAGGACAAGTCAGAGTCTCTCTCGAGGACCGGGAATCCCGCTGGATCTCGAGATCCTTCGCTCTGTCTCCACTCCAACGGCTAAGAACTTCAGATCTCGA
The sequence above is drawn from the Phoenix dactylifera cultivar Barhee BC4 unplaced genomic scaffold, palm_55x_up_171113_PBpolish2nd_filt_p 000007F, whole genome shotgun sequence genome and encodes:
- the LOC103709206 gene encoding probable protein phosphatase 2C 78 is translated as MLRSCFRPLERCFGRLGGGDELLWHLDLKPHAAGDFSIAVVQANDSLEDQGQVFTSPSATYVGVYDGHGGPEASRFVNSRLFPYLHKFVTEQGGLSVDVIKKAFDATEEEFLHLVKRSWLSRPQIASVGSCCLLGAITDDTLYVANLGDSRAVLGCRSTDGRAVMAERLSTDHNVAVEEVRKEVAALHPDDSHIVVHNRGVWRIKGIIQVSRSIGDVYLKKPAFACDPVFQQSVFPVPLKRPVITAEPSIQTHKLKPNDLFLIFASDGLWEQLSDEAAVEIVFKSPRAGIAKRLVRAALNEAARKREMSYEDIKRIEKGVRRHFHDDITVIVIYLDQHRQGGQYRFNRSTYNCTSAPIDVYSLNSDESEDPLRPVRSEFDVHDSYIHRYMK